A genomic window from Sulfurimonas sp. includes:
- the gpmI gene encoding 2,3-bisphosphoglycerate-independent phosphoglycerate mutase, which produces MPKKAVLVITDGIGYSPQTEYNAFYNAKKPTYDKLFANTPHSLIDTFGLSVGLPEGQMGNSEVGHMTIGSGRILYQDLVKISLSLEENTFKDNSEFQKLLESSNRLHLIGLMSDGGVHSHIDHFMGIAKLAEEDGKEVFLHLITDGRDVSPTSAQKYLEIVEKFVSDKVKIASISGRFYSMDRDNRWERVKLGYDAIVNANPKTDYTPEGYIGHSYADGDTDEFVMPTAFNGYDGIEDGDSVLTINFRSDRMRELVSAIADPAFTGFDTKNLNIHMATITEYDKSFKYPVLFKKEAPTNTLAEVISKNGLRQLHTAETEKYAHVTFFLNGGIDEPYENETRILIPSPDVKTYDMKPDMSANEVTEQVLKAMDDDYDFIVVNYANGDMVGHTGDYEAAKSAVETVDAQLGQVLEKAKNNGYAFVLTSDHGNCEEMKDKDGNVLTNHTVGKVWCMVEAEGVSKVESGGLNNIAPTVLKLMDIEIPDEMDHSLV; this is translated from the coding sequence TTGCCAAAAAAAGCTGTATTGGTAATTACCGACGGTATTGGATATAGTCCCCAAACTGAATATAATGCTTTTTATAATGCTAAGAAGCCGACATATGATAAACTATTTGCAAATACACCTCACTCACTTATAGATACATTTGGATTAAGTGTAGGCTTACCTGAGGGACAAATGGGAAATTCAGAAGTTGGTCATATGACTATTGGAAGTGGTAGAATTTTATATCAAGATTTAGTGAAGATTTCACTTTCACTAGAAGAGAACACTTTTAAAGACAATAGTGAATTTCAAAAGCTGTTAGAGAGCTCAAACAGACTGCACCTGATCGGTCTTATGAGTGATGGTGGAGTTCACTCGCATATAGACCATTTTATGGGAATAGCAAAGCTTGCTGAAGAAGATGGTAAAGAGGTTTTTTTACACCTTATAACTGATGGTAGAGACGTAAGCCCGACTTCTGCTCAAAAATATTTGGAAATTGTTGAAAAATTTGTAAGTGATAAAGTGAAAATTGCTTCAATAAGCGGTAGATTCTATTCTATGGATAGGGATAACCGTTGGGAGAGAGTTAAGCTTGGTTACGATGCTATCGTTAATGCAAACCCTAAAACAGATTATACTCCTGAAGGTTACATAGGCCACTCTTATGCTGATGGTGATACTGATGAGTTTGTTATGCCGACTGCGTTTAATGGATATGATGGTATTGAAGACGGTGATAGTGTCTTAACTATAAACTTTAGAAGTGACAGAATGCGTGAATTGGTAAGTGCTATTGCAGATCCTGCTTTTACAGGTTTTGATACTAAAAACCTAAACATACATATGGCAACTATTACAGAGTATGATAAAAGTTTTAAATATCCTGTATTATTTAAAAAAGAAGCGCCTACAAATACTTTAGCCGAAGTTATCTCTAAAAATGGTTTAAGACAATTGCATACGGCTGAGACTGAAAAGTATGCTCACGTAACATTCTTTTTAAACGGTGGTATAGATGAACCGTATGAGAATGAAACGAGAATTCTTATTCCAAGTCCTGATGTTAAAACTTACGATATGAAACCTGATATGAGTGCTAATGAAGTTACTGAGCAGGTTTTAAAAGCTATGGATGATGATTATGATTTTATAGTTGTAAATTATGCAAATGGTGACATGGTTGGACACACTGGTGACTATGAAGCTGCTAAAAGTGCAGTTGAGACAGTAGATGCTCAGCTTGGACAAGTTTTAGAAAAAGCTAAAAACAATGGGTATGCTTTTGTTCTTACATCTGATCATGGAAACTGTGAAGAGATGAAAGATAAAGATGGAAATGTTTTAACAAACCATACTGTTGGAAAAGTTTGGTGTATGGTTGAAGCTGAAGGTGTAAGTAAAGTTGAATCGGGTGGATTAAATAATATCGCACCGACAGTTTTAAAACTTATGGATATAGAGATCCCAGATGAGATGGATCATAGTTTAGTATAA
- the mraY gene encoding phospho-N-acetylmuramoyl-pentapeptide-transferase: MLYWLYETLNINLFGYITIRAGVSFFLALFFVLFLMPKFIRWAQKTSSTQPINNWAPERHQEKASTPTMGGIVFISSTILASILTIDFSNFYALGALLTLVLFSLIGFQDDYAKIKKNENLAGLKARTKLFLQIVSGLIIACFLCIFVEFNTDLYVPFIKTPVLDMGGYSILLWIIVIIAASNAVNLTDGLDGLATVPSIMALSTFSIIIYITGHAKISEYLLMPNFDVGEVSIISTALMGALTGFLWHNCHPAEVFMGDSGSLTIGAFLGYLAIITKSEILLLLIGSIFVIETLSVILQVGSYKLRKKRVFLMAPIHHHFEMKNWAENKIIVRFWIISALSNIIALITLKIR; this comes from the coding sequence TTGCTTTATTGGCTATACGAAACTTTAAACATTAACCTCTTTGGATACATCACAATTCGCGCTGGTGTCTCTTTTTTCCTAGCTTTATTTTTTGTACTATTTTTAATGCCGAAGTTTATTCGCTGGGCACAAAAAACTTCAAGTACACAGCCGATCAATAACTGGGCACCTGAGCGTCACCAAGAAAAAGCTTCTACTCCTACAATGGGTGGAATAGTTTTTATCTCATCAACTATATTAGCTTCTATTTTAACTATTGATTTTTCCAACTTTTATGCTCTGGGAGCATTATTAACACTTGTTCTTTTCTCACTTATAGGTTTTCAAGATGATTATGCAAAGATCAAAAAGAATGAAAACCTAGCCGGACTTAAAGCAAGAACAAAACTATTTTTACAAATAGTCTCAGGTCTGATTATCGCTTGTTTTTTATGTATCTTTGTTGAGTTTAACACAGACCTTTACGTGCCGTTTATAAAAACACCTGTTCTTGATATGGGTGGATACTCTATACTTTTATGGATCATAGTTATAATAGCTGCTTCAAATGCCGTTAACTTAACAGACGGGCTTGACGGTTTAGCTACGGTTCCTTCTATTATGGCACTTAGCACTTTTTCGATCATCATATACATTACAGGTCATGCAAAAATCAGTGAATACCTTTTAATGCCAAATTTTGATGTTGGTGAAGTAAGTATAATTTCAACTGCACTTATGGGTGCACTAACAGGGTTTTTATGGCACAACTGCCACCCTGCGGAAGTTTTTATGGGTGACAGTGGTTCACTTACAATCGGGGCTTTTCTAGGATATCTTGCGATCATCACAAAAAGTGAGATTTTACTTCTTCTGATCGGTTCAATTTTCGTTATAGAAACACTATCTGTAATACTTCAAGTTGGAAGCTACAAACTGCGTAAAAAAAGGGTGTTTTTAATGGCACCAATTCATCACCATTTTGAGATGAAAAACTGGGCTGAAAATAAGATCATCGTTAGATTTTGGATCATATCTGCTTTATCTAACATAATCGCACTAATCACTTTAAAGATCAGATAA
- the murD gene encoding UDP-N-acetylmuramoyl-L-alanine--D-glutamate ligase — MQKVSLFGYGGTTRSLAKLFTNAVFYDDKCNKPFTDENGFKVLPSSEFNENYSDLEIPSPGIPPFNPLIKKAKNIQSEYDLFADSKPLKIWISGTNGKTTTTQMMQHLLKENGSVAGGNIGTPLADLDKDSKIWILETSSFTMHYTNKATPNIYVLLPIRPDHLSWHGSMEEYEEAKLKPIRSMNEGEVAIVPKKYSDLKTSAHLITYEDENDLAGLFGIDTEKVKFKGAFLADALLAMAVDKILFDRIDYEKINSFELDPHRQEEFRDSKGRLWVNDTKATNIDATIAALNRYKDSYIHLIVGGDDKGVDLSELFDALKNYNVKIYNIGSNKDRLSILAEKYNVDFVKCKNLIDAVEKIDLDLKDNQVALLSPAAASLDEYTSYAHRGNEFKDSVAKI, encoded by the coding sequence ATGCAAAAAGTTTCACTGTTTGGTTACGGCGGTACTACACGTTCTCTGGCAAAGCTATTTACAAATGCCGTGTTTTACGATGACAAATGCAACAAACCTTTTACGGATGAAAATGGCTTTAAAGTCCTACCATCATCTGAGTTTAATGAGAACTACTCTGATTTAGAAATACCAAGTCCTGGGATACCGCCATTTAATCCACTTATAAAAAAAGCTAAAAACATTCAAAGCGAATATGATCTATTTGCAGACTCAAAACCTTTAAAGATCTGGATCAGCGGTACAAACGGAAAAACTACTACTACACAGATGATGCAGCACCTTTTAAAAGAAAATGGAAGTGTTGCAGGTGGAAATATAGGTACACCTCTGGCAGACCTTGACAAAGATTCAAAGATATGGATTTTAGAGACAAGTTCATTTACAATGCACTACACAAATAAAGCTACTCCAAACATCTATGTGCTCCTTCCTATAAGACCAGATCATCTATCTTGGCACGGAAGTATGGAAGAGTATGAAGAAGCGAAACTAAAACCTATAAGAAGCATGAATGAAGGTGAAGTTGCAATCGTTCCTAAAAAATATTCAGATCTTAAAACATCTGCTCATCTGATCACTTATGAGGATGAAAATGACTTAGCTGGTCTCTTTGGCATAGATACTGAAAAAGTAAAATTTAAAGGCGCTTTTTTAGCCGACGCACTTTTGGCAATGGCTGTTGATAAAATTCTGTTTGATCGCATTGATTATGAGAAAATAAACTCGTTTGAACTTGACCCGCATCGCCAAGAAGAGTTCAGAGACTCAAAAGGCAGACTTTGGGTTAATGACACAAAAGCTACAAATATTGACGCGACTATAGCTGCATTAAATAGGTATAAAGATTCATATATTCATCTGATCGTAGGCGGTGATGACAAGGGTGTTGATCTAAGCGAGCTTTTTGACGCACTTAAAAACTATAATGTTAAGATCTACAATATAGGTTCAAATAAAGACAGACTATCTATATTGGCTGAAAAATACAATGTAGATTTTGTAAAGTGTAAAAACCTTATAGATGCCGTTGAGAAAATAGATCTTGATTTAAAAGACAATCAGGTTGCCCTGCTCTCACCTGCTGCTGCTTCACTTGATGAATACACTTCATACGCCCATAGAGGTAACGAGTTCAAGGACTCTGTAGCTAAGATATAG
- a CDS encoding formyltransferase family protein, which translates to MTKIAILASHNGSGFDTIYENAKELNISIELLISNNSDSLALQKAKERGIECYLINSKTEPDPDQKIYDLINDKNCSMIYLSGYMKKISSDLTSNFKVINSHPSLLPKYGGKGMYGRFVHEAVIKNKDKISGCTLHYVNDVYDDGEIILQNKINLDDQESVESLEKKIKQLEAKTIIEGLKKCLN; encoded by the coding sequence ATGACTAAAATTGCTATACTAGCTTCACACAACGGAAGCGGTTTTGACACTATTTATGAAAATGCAAAAGAGTTAAATATATCTATAGAACTTTTAATATCTAACAACTCAGATTCTCTTGCACTTCAAAAAGCAAAAGAGAGAGGAATTGAGTGTTATCTTATTAACTCTAAAACTGAGCCAGATCCTGATCAAAAGATATATGATCTTATAAATGATAAAAACTGTTCTATGATCTATCTATCTGGTTATATGAAAAAAATATCTTCAGATTTGACAAGTAACTTCAAAGTTATAAACTCCCATCCTTCCCTGCTTCCAAAATACGGTGGAAAAGGGATGTACGGTCGTTTTGTACATGAAGCAGTTATAAAAAACAAAGACAAAATAAGCGGTTGTACCCTTCATTATGTTAATGATGTATATGATGATGGTGAAATAATCTTACAAAATAAGATAAACTTAGATGATCAAGAGAGTGTAGAGTCTTTAGAAAAAAAGATTAAACAACTTGAAGCCAAAACGATCATAGAGGGTTTAAAAAAGTGTTTGAACTAG
- a CDS encoding trimeric intracellular cation channel family protein translates to MFELAEYIGIVAFAMSGFFIASRANLDLLGVLISTFLTALGGGIIRDISVGTTPFTFTHDYPGIIVLSVMIIMILFKFHKRNSIENKPYFILSDSIGLISFSISGALIAIEYNLNFTGVLAISFITAVGGGIVRDVIINEVPFVFKSGFYGTIALLIATIIFILNALNYVNIFTLSILFVFGVALRLVAFYKKWSIPLK, encoded by the coding sequence GTGTTTGAACTAGCTGAATACATTGGTATTGTCGCTTTTGCCATGAGTGGTTTTTTTATAGCATCTCGTGCAAACCTTGATCTACTTGGTGTTTTGATCTCTACTTTTTTAACAGCCCTTGGCGGAGGGATAATCCGTGACATCTCAGTAGGAACAACGCCTTTTACCTTTACACATGATTACCCAGGTATCATTGTTTTAAGTGTAATGATCATTATGATTTTGTTCAAATTTCATAAACGCAACTCAATCGAAAATAAACCTTACTTCATTTTAAGTGATTCCATAGGACTTATATCTTTTAGTATAAGCGGTGCACTCATCGCAATAGAGTACAATCTAAATTTTACCGGTGTGCTTGCAATATCGTTTATAACTGCCGTTGGTGGAGGTATTGTAAGGGATGTCATAATAAATGAAGTACCTTTTGTATTTAAAAGCGGTTTTTACGGAACTATAGCCCTTCTCATCGCTACTATTATTTTTATTCTCAATGCTCTGAACTACGTTAATATATTTACATTAAGTATATTATTTGTATTTGGAGTAGCACTTAGACTAGTAGCTTTTTATAAAAAATGGTCAATTCCTTTAAAATAA